A stretch of Chiloscyllium plagiosum isolate BGI_BamShark_2017 chromosome 6, ASM401019v2, whole genome shotgun sequence DNA encodes these proteins:
- the LOC122550997 gene encoding arfaptin-2-like isoform X2: MTDGIMGKAATMEIAINSNGDTAGLPEDDGLEQDLQQVMVSGPNLNETSIVSGGYGGTAEAIIATGTIKGCSNLHQSQSGPMTGSEESSRGIAGEKFDIVKKWGINTYKCTKQLISERFGRGSRTVDLELEAQIELLRDTKRKYENVLRLARALTNHFYNLVQTQRALGESFSDLSQKSPELQEEFGHNADTQKLLCKNGETLLGAINFFVSSINTLVNKTMEDTLLTVKLFENARLEYDAYRTDLEELNLGPRDSLTLSKIDLAQQLFLVHKEKYERLRSDVTIKLKFLEENKVKVMHKQLLLFHNAISAYFAGNQQQLEQTLKQFNVKMKVSSSEKPSWLEEQ; the protein is encoded by the exons ATGACAGACGGGATCATGGGAAAGGCCGCCACAATGGAAATTGCCATAAACAGCAATGGTGACACAGCCGGTTTACCAGAGGATGATGGTTTAGAGCAG GACCTTCAGCAGGTGATGGTGTCAGGCCCAAATCTGAATGAGACCAGTATTGTCTCCGGGGGTTATGGGGGAACAGCAGAAGCGATAATTGCAACAGGTACAATCAAAG GGTGTAGTAACCTTCACCAATCGCAGAGTGGTCCGATGACCGGCAGTGAGGAGTCATCCCGGGGGATCGCTGGTGAGAAGTTTGACATTGTGAAAAAGTGGGGAATCAACACCTACAAG TGTACAAAGCAGTTGATCTCGGAGAGGTTTGGTCGAGGCTCTCGGACAGTGGACCTGGAACTTGAAGCTCAGATCGAGCTCCTACGTGACACAAAGAGGAAATACGAGAATGTGCTGCGGCTTGCCCGAGCGCTCACAAACCATTTCTACAACCTGGTGCAGACACAGCGGGCCCTGGGCGAGTCTTTCTCTGATCTCAGTCAGAAATCCCCCGAACTCCAG GAGGAGTTTGGACATAACGCTGATACTCAGAAGCTGCTGTGTAAGAATGGGGAGACATTGCTTGGAGCCATCAACTTCTTTGTATCGAGCATCAACACTCTGGTCAACAAGACAATGGAAGATACGCTGCTCACTGTCAAACTGTTTGAGAATGCCAG ATTGGAGTATGATGCTTATCGCACGGATCTTGaggagttgaacctgggaccccgtGATTCACTGACCCTGTCGAAGATCGACCTGGCACAGCAGCTGTTTCTGGTGCATAAGGAGAAGTACGAGAGATTACGCAGTGATGTCACCATCAAGCTAAAATTCCTGGAGGAGAATAAG GTGAAAGTGATGCACAAACAGTTACTGCTGTTCCACAATGCCATCTCGGCCTACTTCGCTGGGAACCAGCAGCAATTGGAGCAAACCCTCAAACAATTCAATGTGAAGATGAAGGTGTCGAGCTCTGAAAAACCATCGTGGCTGGAGGAACAGTGA
- the LOC122550997 gene encoding arfaptin-2-like isoform X1: MTDGIMGKAATMEIAINSNGDTAGLPEDDGLEQDLQQVMVSGPNLNETSIVSGGYGGTAEAIIATGTIKGTRVKALAPRSVLISPSRSAASRIASQGNTSPGCSNLHQSQSGPMTGSEESSRGIAGEKFDIVKKWGINTYKCTKQLISERFGRGSRTVDLELEAQIELLRDTKRKYENVLRLARALTNHFYNLVQTQRALGESFSDLSQKSPELQEEFGHNADTQKLLCKNGETLLGAINFFVSSINTLVNKTMEDTLLTVKLFENARLEYDAYRTDLEELNLGPRDSLTLSKIDLAQQLFLVHKEKYERLRSDVTIKLKFLEENKVKVMHKQLLLFHNAISAYFAGNQQQLEQTLKQFNVKMKVSSSEKPSWLEEQ; the protein is encoded by the exons ATGACAGACGGGATCATGGGAAAGGCCGCCACAATGGAAATTGCCATAAACAGCAATGGTGACACAGCCGGTTTACCAGAGGATGATGGTTTAGAGCAG GACCTTCAGCAGGTGATGGTGTCAGGCCCAAATCTGAATGAGACCAGTATTGTCTCCGGGGGTTATGGGGGAACAGCAGAAGCGATAATTGCAACAGGTACAATCAAAG GCACACGTGTGAAAGCCCTGGCACCACGGTCTGTGCTAATCTCACCCAGCAGGTCTGCTGCCAGTAGGATAGCCAGTCAGGGCAACACCTCACCAG GGTGTAGTAACCTTCACCAATCGCAGAGTGGTCCGATGACCGGCAGTGAGGAGTCATCCCGGGGGATCGCTGGTGAGAAGTTTGACATTGTGAAAAAGTGGGGAATCAACACCTACAAG TGTACAAAGCAGTTGATCTCGGAGAGGTTTGGTCGAGGCTCTCGGACAGTGGACCTGGAACTTGAAGCTCAGATCGAGCTCCTACGTGACACAAAGAGGAAATACGAGAATGTGCTGCGGCTTGCCCGAGCGCTCACAAACCATTTCTACAACCTGGTGCAGACACAGCGGGCCCTGGGCGAGTCTTTCTCTGATCTCAGTCAGAAATCCCCCGAACTCCAG GAGGAGTTTGGACATAACGCTGATACTCAGAAGCTGCTGTGTAAGAATGGGGAGACATTGCTTGGAGCCATCAACTTCTTTGTATCGAGCATCAACACTCTGGTCAACAAGACAATGGAAGATACGCTGCTCACTGTCAAACTGTTTGAGAATGCCAG ATTGGAGTATGATGCTTATCGCACGGATCTTGaggagttgaacctgggaccccgtGATTCACTGACCCTGTCGAAGATCGACCTGGCACAGCAGCTGTTTCTGGTGCATAAGGAGAAGTACGAGAGATTACGCAGTGATGTCACCATCAAGCTAAAATTCCTGGAGGAGAATAAG GTGAAAGTGATGCACAAACAGTTACTGCTGTTCCACAATGCCATCTCGGCCTACTTCGCTGGGAACCAGCAGCAATTGGAGCAAACCCTCAAACAATTCAATGTGAAGATGAAGGTGTCGAGCTCTGAAAAACCATCGTGGCTGGAGGAACAGTGA